The following is a genomic window from Flavobacteriales bacterium.
AATCCTTGCGCGCGTTGGGGCCGCCGACGATCATGACGATGTAGTCACCGGCGTCCGCATAGAGATTCTTGTTACCGACCGGCGGCTTGAGCAGCGCTCGGTTGTCGGCGATCCATTGCTTGAGGTTGAACGGTCGGCGGACGGCCATGGCGGTGGTTTGTTCCGCCGCAAGTTAGGACCGCCCGGGGGGATGGCCCCGATCAGCGTTCGCGCTTCTCGACCCGACCGGCCATCAACAGCAAGGCGCCGTTGGTGCGCTGCATGCCCATGGTCCATTCGGGGTCCTGGGCGAACACTCCGGCACGTTCATCGTAGCGGATGCGGGCAAAGGGGAAATCGAGCTCGTCGGTGCTCACCCCGTTGTACTTCGCCTCGGCCAGCATGCCGATGTCCATCACCAGGGGTTCGAAGAACAGGTCATCGGGGGCTTTGGGGAAGTGCGTATCGATCTGCACCCGCTTGGGCACGAAGCCGGCCTTGCGGAACTCGATGCTGAAGCTGCGGTTCAACGCCAGGCCCAGGGCGAACTTGCCGCTCTTGTCGGTGGTGATCGCACCGACACGCTCATTGTCGCGATAGGTGATCACTTCGCAGCCCTCCAGCTTGTTCTCGCCATCGGTGATGCGGCCCGTGATGGGCAGCACCACCTCATCCTGGCCGGACTGCGCGGTCGCCGATCCGGTGGACAACAGGGCGGAAAGCAGGAACACGACCGCGTGGGTCCGGTGCGGTCGGCGGATGCGGAAAAGGACAGGGGTCATGGGCCCCTGATACGCGCACCGTGTCCCTGCGGTTGCGGACGGTCAGCGCACCACGCGATGCACCACCGGGGGTCGGCCCTCGCGCTCCAAACGCACCAGCAAGGCCCCTCGGGCAGCATCACCCAGCGCTATCCGCGTGTTGGCGCCACCAGGCGCCCAACTGCGGTGCAGGTGTCGACCGACAGCGTCCAGCACGGTGACCCAGGCGCCCTGGGCCGTCCCGATCAGCAGATCCTCCCGGTCCATCCACGCGGCATTGGTGTCCTGTTGCGGACCGTCGATGCCCGTGCAAAGCTCCACGAACAGCTCCACGAAGTTGGTGCTCAGCTCCAGGCAGGCCCCGTCGCTGGTCAGGTC
Proteins encoded in this region:
- a CDS encoding carboxypeptidase regulatory-like domain-containing protein translates to MTPVLFRIRRPHRTHAVVFLLSALLSTGSATAQSGQDEVVLPITGRITDGENKLEGCEVITYRDNERVGAITTDKSGKFALGLALNRSFSIEFRKAGFVPKRVQIDTHFPKAPDDLFFEPLVMDIGMLAEAKYNGVSTDELDFPFARIRYDERAGVFAQDPEWTMGMQRTNGALLLMAGRVEKRER